In Mycobacterium stomatepiae, the following are encoded in one genomic region:
- a CDS encoding patatin-like phospholipase family protein, producing the protein MTRRALVLAGGGIAGIAWETGVLQGIADESPAAARLLLDSDVLVGTSAGSVVAAQIGSGATLEELFDRQVAETSAEIDSGVDIDTITEMFLAALGEAYDDSLGRTRQQMQRIGAIALSTKTVPEPVRRQVIAQRLPSHEWPRRALRITAIDTATGELVVFDSESDAELIDAVAASCAVPGAWPPVTVAGRRYMDGGVASSVNLGVARDCDAAVVLVPAAPDAPSPFGAGPAAEIAAFDGAAVAVFADADSLKAFGPNVLDPGCRINSAVAGRDQGRREAHAVVRFFGV; encoded by the coding sequence ATGACCAGACGTGCGCTTGTGCTGGCCGGCGGCGGAATAGCCGGAATCGCTTGGGAGACCGGTGTTCTGCAGGGAATCGCCGACGAGTCTCCGGCCGCGGCGCGGCTGCTGCTGGATTCGGACGTGCTGGTGGGTACGTCGGCGGGTTCGGTGGTCGCCGCCCAGATCGGCAGCGGCGCCACGCTCGAGGAGCTGTTCGACCGGCAAGTCGCCGAGACGTCGGCCGAGATCGATTCCGGCGTCGACATAGACACCATCACCGAGATGTTCCTGGCCGCGCTGGGCGAGGCGTACGACGACTCGCTGGGCAGGACGCGGCAGCAGATGCAGCGGATCGGGGCCATCGCGCTGAGCACCAAGACCGTCCCCGAACCCGTCCGACGCCAGGTGATCGCGCAACGTCTGCCGTCGCACGAGTGGCCTCGGCGCGCGCTGCGTATCACCGCAATCGACACGGCCACTGGCGAATTGGTGGTCTTCGACTCCGAATCGGACGCGGAGCTCATCGATGCGGTGGCGGCCAGCTGCGCCGTGCCGGGGGCGTGGCCGCCGGTGACGGTAGCCGGCCGGCGGTACATGGACGGCGGGGTCGCCAGCTCGGTGAACCTCGGCGTCGCCCGCGACTGCGACGCGGCCGTGGTGTTGGTGCCCGCTGCTCCCGACGCTCCGTCGCCATTCGGTGCCGGGCCGGCCGCCGAGATCGCGGCGTTCGACGGCGCGGCTGTCGCGGTGTTCGCCGACGCCGACTCGCTGAAAGCGTTCGGCCCCAACGTGTTAGATCCCGGCTGTCGAATCAACTCGGCAGTGGCGGGACGGGACCAGGGCCGCCGCGAGGCCCACGCCGTCGTCCGCTTCTTCGGGGTCTGA
- a CDS encoding patatin-like phospholipase family protein, translating into MSGEAVARRATRPRVAVALGSGGARGYAHIGVIDALQERGFEIVGITGSSMGAMIGGLQAAGRLDEFADWAKSLTQRTILRLLDPSISAAGVMRAEKILEAVRDILGPVTIEELPVPYTAVATDLVAGKSVWFQHGPLDEAIRASIAIPGVIPPHEVGGRLLADGGILDPLPMAPLAAVNADLTIAVGVSGSEVIAKREPEPGATVELLNRMVRSTTALLDTSAVRSLLDRPTARAVLNRFASDTDSDESGEEAELVEAPGVPKLGSFEVMYRAFDIAQSALTRHMLSAYPPDLLIAVPRSTCRSLDFHRAAEVIDAGRLLADQALDSLERVSEKPAIEG; encoded by the coding sequence GTGTCTGGCGAAGCGGTCGCGCGTCGAGCAACACGTCCCCGGGTCGCCGTGGCACTGGGCAGCGGTGGCGCCCGGGGCTACGCCCACATCGGGGTGATCGACGCCCTGCAGGAGCGCGGCTTCGAGATCGTCGGCATCACCGGCTCGTCGATGGGCGCGATGATCGGCGGTCTGCAGGCGGCCGGTCGGCTCGACGAGTTCGCCGATTGGGCGAAGTCGTTGACGCAGCGCACCATTCTGCGGCTGCTCGACCCGTCGATAAGCGCGGCCGGGGTGATGCGGGCCGAGAAGATCCTCGAGGCGGTACGCGACATCCTCGGCCCGGTCACGATCGAGGAGCTTCCGGTCCCCTACACCGCGGTGGCGACCGACCTGGTGGCCGGTAAGTCGGTGTGGTTTCAGCACGGTCCGCTCGACGAGGCGATCCGGGCATCGATCGCGATTCCGGGTGTGATCCCTCCGCACGAGGTCGGCGGACGCCTGCTCGCCGACGGTGGCATCCTGGATCCGCTGCCGATGGCGCCGCTCGCCGCGGTCAACGCCGACCTGACGATCGCCGTTGGCGTCAGCGGCAGCGAGGTGATCGCGAAACGAGAGCCCGAGCCCGGCGCTACCGTCGAGTTGCTGAACCGGATGGTGCGCAGCACCACGGCGCTGCTCGATACGTCGGCGGTGCGGTCGCTGCTGGACCGGCCGACGGCGCGGGCGGTGCTGAACCGATTCGCATCGGATACCGACTCGGATGAATCGGGCGAGGAAGCCGAACTCGTTGAGGCACCGGGAGTTCCGAAACTGGGCAGCTTTGAGGTGATGTACCGGGCCTTCGACATCGCCCAGTCGGCTCTCACCCGCCACATGCTGTCGGCCTACCCGCCGGACCTGTTGATCGCGGTACCCCGTTCGACGTGCCGGAGCCTGGACTTTCATCGGGCAGCCGAGGTGATCGACGCCGGCCGGTTGCTGGCCGACCAGGCCCTGGATTCGCTCGAGCGCGTCTCCGAGAAACCCGCGATCGAGGGCTGA
- a CDS encoding cupin domain-containing protein, translating into MSVSVASSVALRSSSIASASAGPTRLRVPDLLHATDQAADDVLSGRCDHLLPEGGVPDSRRWFIRIHGDDELDVWLISWVPGHATELHDHGGSLGALTVVSGSLNEFRWDGRDLRRRRLDAGDQAGFPLGWVHDVVWAPRPVARPVSPIKRPVAPTLSVHAYSPPLSAMSYYEVTANSRLRRQRTELTDQPEGT; encoded by the coding sequence ATGTCTGTGTCTGTCGCCAGTTCCGTTGCGTTGCGTTCATCGAGCATCGCGTCTGCCTCCGCGGGCCCGACGCGGCTGCGGGTTCCCGACCTGCTGCACGCCACCGATCAAGCCGCCGACGACGTGCTCAGCGGCCGTTGCGATCACCTGCTGCCCGAGGGCGGCGTCCCGGACTCGCGGCGCTGGTTCATCCGCATCCACGGCGACGACGAACTCGACGTCTGGCTGATCAGCTGGGTTCCCGGTCACGCCACCGAATTGCACGACCACGGTGGGTCGTTGGGTGCGCTGACCGTGGTATCCGGATCCCTCAACGAATTCCGTTGGGACGGAAGGGACTTACGCCGCCGCCGCCTCGATGCCGGTGATCAGGCGGGCTTCCCGCTGGGTTGGGTGCACGACGTGGTGTGGGCGCCCAGGCCAGTGGCGCGCCCGGTGAGCCCGATCAAGAGACCGGTCGCGCCGACGCTGAGCGTGCATGCGTATTCGCCGCCGCTGAGCGCGATGTCGTACTACGAGGTCACCGCGAACAGCAGGCTGCGGCGCCAGCGCACCGAACTGACCGACCAACCAGAGGGGACGTGA
- a CDS encoding rhodanese-like domain-containing protein has product MSRIDVVLRSARRRFRRLAAAEVPDALRRGAVLVDIRPQAQRFREGEVPGALVIERNVLEWRCDPTSDARLPEAVGDDVEWVILCSEGYTSSLAAAALLDIGLHRATDVVGGYHALAGAGVLAELAGEPINAAILANTGASGRRWI; this is encoded by the coding sequence ATGAGCCGTATCGACGTGGTCCTGAGATCCGCCCGACGCCGCTTTCGCCGGCTCGCCGCCGCCGAGGTGCCCGATGCGCTTCGGCGCGGCGCGGTGCTCGTCGACATCCGGCCGCAGGCACAGCGATTCCGCGAGGGCGAGGTGCCGGGCGCGTTGGTGATCGAACGCAATGTCCTGGAATGGCGTTGCGACCCGACCAGCGACGCCCGCCTGCCCGAAGCCGTCGGCGACGACGTCGAGTGGGTGATCCTGTGTTCGGAGGGCTACACGTCGAGCCTGGCGGCGGCCGCGCTGCTCGACATCGGCCTGCACCGGGCCACCGACGTCGTCGGCGGCTACCACGCGCTGGCCGGCGCGGGCGTGCTCGCCGAACTGGCCGGCGAGCCGATCAATGCGGCGATACTGGCCAACACCGGTGCCAGCGGCCGCCGCTGGATCTAA
- a CDS encoding alpha/beta hydrolase, with protein sequence MQEIASKPFWVRHYTFTGTTVGLIFIWFSLTPSLLPRGPLFQALVSGFSGAIGYGLGVFSVWLVRYMRSKESSPPPPRWAWKVLIPVAVVGQVLMAIWFHVWQDDVRDLMGVPHLQWYDYPLAAVLSFIVLFTVVEIGQAVRILVSFLVGQLDRIAPFRLSATIVVVVLVVLTITLLNGVVIKFTMRTLNNTFATANNEMNPDNAPPKTPQRSGGPQSLVSWESLGHQGRIFVNGGPSVDQLSGFNGAPATEPIRAYAGLKSADGITATAELAARELQREGGLQREIVAVATTTGTGWINEAEASALEYMYNGNSAIVSMQYSFLPSWLSFLVDKENARHAGQALFEAVDRLIRQLPEGHRPKLVVFGESLGSFGGEAPFMSLNNVLARTDGALFSGPTFNNIIWTDLTATRDAGSPEWLPIYNDGHNVRFVARPNNLDRPKDPWGAPRVVYLQHASDPIAWWTPDLLFSEPDWLRERRGYDVLPQTNWIPVVTFLQVSADMAVAVDVPDGHGHRYVADVANGWASVLSPPGWTPEKTERLRPLLHAND encoded by the coding sequence CTGCAAGAGATCGCCAGCAAGCCGTTTTGGGTCCGGCACTACACCTTCACCGGCACCACGGTCGGCCTGATCTTCATCTGGTTTTCGTTGACGCCGTCGCTGCTGCCCCGCGGCCCGCTATTCCAGGCGCTGGTCAGCGGGTTCTCCGGCGCCATCGGCTACGGGTTGGGTGTCTTCTCGGTCTGGCTGGTCCGCTACATGCGCTCCAAGGAGTCCTCGCCACCGCCACCGCGCTGGGCATGGAAGGTGCTGATCCCGGTCGCCGTCGTCGGCCAGGTGCTGATGGCGATCTGGTTTCACGTGTGGCAGGACGACGTGCGGGACCTGATGGGTGTCCCGCACCTGCAGTGGTACGACTACCCGCTGGCCGCCGTCTTGTCGTTCATCGTGCTGTTCACGGTCGTCGAAATCGGGCAGGCCGTCCGCATCTTGGTCAGTTTCCTTGTGGGACAACTCGATCGGATCGCTCCGTTTCGCCTGTCGGCCACCATCGTGGTGGTAGTTCTCGTGGTCCTGACGATCACCCTGCTCAACGGCGTGGTCATCAAATTCACGATGCGCACGCTGAACAACACGTTCGCCACGGCCAACAACGAGATGAATCCCGACAATGCACCGCCGAAAACCCCGCAGCGATCCGGTGGTCCGCAGTCCCTGGTGTCGTGGGAATCGCTGGGCCATCAGGGCCGCATCTTCGTCAACGGCGGCCCGTCGGTCGACCAGCTGTCCGGTTTCAACGGAGCCCCGGCCACCGAACCGATCCGCGCCTATGCCGGCCTGAAGTCCGCCGACGGCATCACCGCCACCGCCGAGCTGGCGGCGCGCGAACTGCAACGCGAGGGCGGTCTGCAGCGCGAGATCGTCGCGGTCGCAACGACTACCGGGACCGGCTGGATCAACGAGGCCGAAGCCTCGGCGCTGGAATACATGTACAACGGCAACTCCGCGATCGTCAGCATGCAGTACTCGTTCCTGCCGAGCTGGCTGTCGTTCCTGGTGGACAAGGAGAACGCACGACACGCCGGCCAGGCACTGTTCGAAGCCGTCGATCGACTGATCCGGCAACTACCCGAGGGGCATCGCCCCAAGCTCGTGGTGTTCGGCGAGAGCCTGGGCTCGTTCGGCGGTGAGGCGCCGTTCATGAGCCTCAACAACGTCCTGGCCCGCACCGACGGCGCCCTGTTCAGCGGGCCGACGTTCAACAACATCATCTGGACGGACCTGACCGCCACCCGAGACGCTGGTTCGCCGGAGTGGCTGCCCATTTACAACGACGGCCACAACGTCCGATTCGTCGCTCGCCCAAACAATCTGGACCGCCCCAAGGATCCGTGGGGCGCACCGCGGGTGGTGTATTTGCAGCACGCCTCGGACCCGATCGCCTGGTGGACGCCGGACCTGCTGTTCAGTGAACCGGATTGGCTGCGCGAGCGACGGGGTTACGACGTTCTGCCGCAGACGAATTGGATCCCGGTGGTGACCTTCCTGCAAGTGTCGGCGGACATGGCGGTTGCCGTGGACGTGCCCGACGGGCATGGCCACCGCTATGTCGCCGACGTCGCCAACGGCTGGGCTTCGGTGTTGTCACCGCCCGGGTGGACGCCGGAGAAGACCGAACGGCTGCGACCGCTGTTGCACGCCAACGATTAG
- a CDS encoding enoyl-CoA hydratase, with protein MSETTPKSYETILVERNERVGTITLNRPQALNALNSQVMNEVTSAATEFDNDPGIGAIIITGAGGKAFAAGADIKEMAGLTFADAYGSDFFATWGKLAAVRTPTIAAVAGYALGGGCELAMMCDLLIAADTAKFGQPEIKLGVLPGMGGSQRLTRAIGKAKAMDLILTGRTIGAEEAERSGLVSRVVPADDLLTEANAVATTISQMSLSASRMAKEAVNCAFESTLAEGLLYERRLFHSTFATEDQSEGMTAFVEKRAPNFTHR; from the coding sequence ATGAGCGAGACGACCCCAAAAAGCTACGAAACCATCCTGGTCGAGCGCAACGAGCGGGTCGGGACCATCACCCTGAACCGGCCGCAGGCGCTCAACGCGCTCAACAGCCAGGTGATGAACGAGGTCACCAGTGCGGCAACCGAATTCGACAACGATCCGGGTATCGGCGCGATTATCATCACCGGCGCCGGCGGCAAGGCCTTCGCGGCCGGCGCCGATATCAAGGAGATGGCCGGGCTGACGTTCGCCGACGCGTACGGCTCCGACTTCTTCGCCACCTGGGGCAAGCTGGCCGCCGTGCGCACCCCGACGATCGCCGCGGTGGCCGGATACGCGCTTGGCGGTGGCTGCGAGCTCGCGATGATGTGCGACCTGCTGATCGCGGCCGACACCGCGAAATTCGGCCAGCCCGAGATCAAACTCGGTGTGCTGCCGGGCATGGGCGGTTCGCAGCGCCTCACCCGCGCCATCGGCAAGGCCAAGGCGATGGACCTGATCCTGACCGGGCGCACCATCGGCGCCGAAGAGGCCGAACGCAGCGGTCTGGTGTCGCGGGTGGTGCCGGCCGACGATCTGCTGACCGAGGCCAATGCCGTCGCCACCACGATTTCGCAGATGTCGCTGTCGGCGTCGCGGATGGCCAAGGAAGCCGTCAACTGCGCCTTCGAATCCACCCTGGCCGAGGGGCTTCTCTACGAACGCCGGTTGTTCCACTCGACTTTCGCGACCGAAGACCAGTCCGAAGGGATGACGGCATTCGTCGAAAAGCGGGCTCCCAACTTCACCCATCGGTAA
- a CDS encoding enoyl-CoA hydratase/isomerase family protein, whose amino-acid sequence MTEGATGKSDEILARVDNGVGLITLNRPKAINSLNQIMVDALRPLLAGWESDDAVRAVVLSGAGERGLCAGGDVVAVYHSARKDGVEVRKFWRDEYLLNGQIGRFAKPYVSLMDGIVMGGGVGVSAHGNVRVVTDTSKVAMPEVGIGFVPDVGGAFILSRAPGGLGLYAALSGATLSGSDAIALGLADHYVAHDKLAAFRQAIVDDSIESALTAHAVEPPASDLVAQQPWIDECFAGDTAEDILAALRKHDAEPAQKAADLIATRSPIAVSVTLEAVRRAAKMETLEDVLVQDYRVSSAAARSHDLVEGIRAQIIDKDRNPKWSPPDFAAVSAADIDAYFAPVDDDLSF is encoded by the coding sequence GTGACCGAAGGCGCGACTGGGAAATCCGACGAGATTTTGGCCCGTGTCGACAATGGCGTCGGCCTGATCACGCTCAACCGCCCCAAGGCAATCAACTCGCTGAATCAGATCATGGTCGACGCGCTGCGCCCCCTGCTCGCGGGCTGGGAAAGCGACGATGCGGTGCGCGCAGTGGTGCTGTCGGGAGCCGGGGAGCGCGGGTTGTGCGCGGGCGGCGACGTGGTCGCGGTCTATCACAGCGCCCGCAAGGACGGCGTCGAGGTACGCAAATTCTGGCGCGACGAGTATCTGCTGAACGGCCAGATCGGCCGGTTCGCCAAGCCGTACGTGTCGTTGATGGACGGCATCGTGATGGGCGGCGGGGTCGGCGTCAGTGCGCACGGCAACGTCCGTGTGGTCACCGATACCTCGAAGGTGGCAATGCCGGAGGTGGGCATCGGGTTCGTCCCGGACGTCGGCGGAGCGTTCATCCTGTCCCGGGCGCCGGGCGGCCTGGGGCTGTACGCCGCGCTCAGCGGCGCAACGCTTTCCGGATCCGATGCCATCGCCCTGGGATTGGCCGACCACTACGTCGCGCACGACAAACTCGCGGCGTTTCGCCAAGCGATCGTCGACGACAGCATCGAGAGCGCACTGACCGCCCATGCCGTGGAGCCACCTGCCAGTGACCTTGTCGCACAACAGCCTTGGATCGACGAGTGCTTTGCCGGCGACACCGCGGAGGACATCCTCGCGGCGCTGCGCAAGCATGACGCCGAGCCGGCACAGAAGGCAGCCGACCTGATCGCCACCCGATCCCCGATCGCGGTATCGGTGACACTCGAGGCGGTGCGCCGAGCCGCGAAGATGGAAACACTGGAAGATGTTCTGGTGCAGGACTATCGAGTGTCGTCGGCCGCGGCGCGCTCGCATGATCTGGTGGAAGGCATTCGGGCGCAGATCATCGACAAGGATCGTAATCCGAAGTGGTCGCCGCCGGACTTCGCCGCGGTCTCCGCGGCCGACATCGACGCGTATTTCGCGCCGGTCGACGACGACTTGAGTTTCTAG
- a CDS encoding Bax inhibitor-1/YccA family protein, whose translation MRETSNPVFRSLPKQSGGYAQFGTGAAQMQQGYYQADPYTAPYQEAKATRPVTIDDVVTKTGITLGVLSIAAIVSYFLLSANLALAMPLTLVGALGGFALVMIATFGRKQDNPGIVLSYAVLEGLFLGAVSFVFANFQVSNVNAGALIGEAVLGTFGVFFGMLVVYKTGAIRVTPKFTRWVVGAMFGALALMIGNLVIGFFNHGSGLGLRSGGPLAILFSLVVIGIAAFSFLIDFDAADQMIRAGAPEKAAWGIALGLTVTLVWLYLEILRLLSYLQND comes from the coding sequence GTGCGGGAGACCAGCAACCCGGTATTTCGTTCGCTGCCCAAGCAGAGCGGCGGATATGCGCAATTCGGCACTGGCGCGGCCCAGATGCAGCAGGGGTACTACCAAGCTGACCCCTACACGGCTCCCTACCAGGAGGCCAAGGCCACCCGTCCGGTGACCATCGACGACGTCGTGACCAAAACAGGCATCACGCTGGGCGTGCTGAGCATCGCGGCGATCGTCTCCTACTTCCTGTTGTCGGCCAACCTCGCCCTGGCGATGCCGCTGACCTTGGTGGGGGCGCTCGGCGGTTTCGCGCTCGTGATGATCGCGACGTTCGGCCGCAAGCAGGACAACCCAGGGATCGTGCTCAGCTACGCCGTCCTCGAGGGCCTGTTCCTCGGCGCGGTCTCGTTCGTCTTCGCCAACTTCCAGGTGTCGAACGTCAACGCCGGCGCACTGATCGGTGAGGCGGTCCTGGGCACCTTCGGGGTGTTCTTCGGAATGCTCGTCGTCTACAAGACCGGCGCGATCCGGGTGACCCCCAAGTTCACCCGCTGGGTGGTCGGCGCGATGTTCGGTGCGCTGGCCCTGATGATCGGCAACCTGGTGATCGGGTTCTTCAACCACGGCTCGGGCCTCGGCCTGCGCAGCGGTGGCCCGCTCGCGATCCTGTTCTCGCTGGTCGTGATCGGCATTGCCGCGTTCAGCTTCCTGATCGACTTCGACGCGGCCGACCAGATGATCCGCGCCGGAGCGCCCGAGAAGGCGGCATGGGGCATCGCGCTCGGCCTGACCGTGACGCTGGTCTGGCTGTACCTCGAGATCCTGCGTCTGCTCAGTTATCTGCAGAACGATTAG
- a CDS encoding IS30 family transposase, giving the protein MTGQPQLLVVQRRYWDLIAAGWSSEDAGVAVGVSATCGSKWFRRFGGVNPRWSKPQGQRRPRLSADEREQIMIGTAHGESIRSMARRLGRAPSTIMREIAHNGVMRGHVGRYRARYRFGARRAGWDAKSGYSARIAQRRSEQRARRPKTGKLGRCEQLRAEVQALLVNKYSPEQIAGVLTATYPDRPEMQVSHETIYQALYVQGRGELRRELRTCLRTGRALRKPRRRARAGDGRGRIQGMVNISERPAEANDRAVPGHWEGDLIIGKDQASQIGTLVERSTGYVRLLHLPHTRSAEAVAEAMIAAVKDLPATLRRTVTWDQGHEMAHHARISIDTGIEVYFCDPHSPWQRGSNENTNGLLRQYFPKGTDLSVHDAEHLAYVADELNGRPRKRFNWDNPTNRLNKLLSTPTDTTVATKP; this is encoded by the coding sequence ATGACGGGTCAGCCTCAGTTGTTGGTGGTGCAGCGGCGGTATTGGGATTTGATCGCTGCGGGATGGTCCTCGGAGGATGCCGGGGTGGCGGTCGGCGTGTCGGCGACGTGCGGTAGCAAGTGGTTTCGCAGGTTTGGTGGTGTGAATCCACGATGGTCAAAGCCTCAAGGACAGCGACGGCCGCGGCTGTCGGCGGATGAGCGTGAACAGATCATGATCGGCACCGCGCACGGTGAGTCGATCCGTTCGATGGCGCGCCGGTTGGGCCGGGCGCCGTCGACGATCATGCGCGAGATTGCCCACAACGGTGTCATGCGAGGGCATGTGGGCCGTTATCGCGCCCGGTATCGGTTCGGGGCCCGCCGGGCCGGTTGGGACGCGAAGTCGGGCTACTCGGCGCGCATCGCTCAGCGGCGCAGCGAGCAACGGGCGCGTCGACCCAAGACCGGCAAGTTGGGCCGCTGTGAGCAATTGCGGGCCGAGGTGCAAGCGTTGTTGGTCAACAAGTACAGCCCCGAACAGATCGCCGGGGTATTGACCGCGACCTATCCTGACCGCCCGGAGATGCAGGTGTCCCACGAAACCATCTACCAGGCGCTTTACGTGCAAGGGCGCGGAGAACTGCGCCGGGAACTGAGGACATGCCTGCGCACCGGGCGCGCGTTGCGTAAACCGCGCCGACGGGCCCGCGCCGGTGACGGCCGCGGCCGTATCCAAGGCATGGTCAACATCAGTGAGCGGCCCGCCGAAGCTAACGACCGCGCCGTGCCAGGCCATTGGGAAGGAGACCTGATCATCGGCAAGGACCAGGCCTCTCAAATCGGCACGCTGGTTGAACGTTCCACCGGATATGTCCGACTGCTGCACCTACCCCATACCCGTAGCGCCGAGGCCGTCGCCGAGGCCATGATCGCCGCGGTCAAAGACCTGCCCGCCACCTTGCGCCGCACCGTGACCTGGGACCAAGGCCACGAAATGGCCCACCACGCCCGCATCAGCATCGACACCGGCATCGAGGTTTACTTCTGCGATCCCCACTCACCCTGGCAGCGCGGTAGCAATGAGAACACCAACGGCCTACTACGGCAATACTTTCCAAAGGGCACCGACCTTTCGGTGCACGACGCCGAACACCTCGCCTACGTCGCCGACGAACTCAACGGACGACCCCGAAAACGCTTCAACTGGGACAACCCCACCAACCGCCTCAACAAGCTACTGTCCACCCCGACAGACACAACTGTTGCAACCAAACCTTGA
- a CDS encoding acetyl-CoA C-acetyltransferase produces the protein MPEAVIVSAARSPIGRAMKGSLVSMRPDDLAAQMVRAALDKVPALNPHQIDDLILGCGLPGGESGFNMARVVAVELGYDFLPGTTVNRYCSSSLQTTRMAFHAIKAGEGDAFISAGVETVSRFAKGNSDSWPDTKNPLFDEAQERSTAAAAGADDWHDPRADGNLPDVYIAMGQTAENVAILTGISREDQDHWGVRSQNRAEEAIKSGFFEREITPVTLPDGTTVSTDDGPRAGTTYEKISELKPVFRPNGTVTAGNACPLNDGAAALVITSDTKAKELGLTPLARIVSTGVSGLSPEIMGLGPIEACKKALARAGMSINDIDLYEINEAFAVQVLGSARELGMDEDKLNVSGGAIALGHPFGMTGARIATTLINNLQTHDKTFGLETMCVGGGQGMAMVIERLS, from the coding sequence ATGCCCGAAGCCGTCATCGTCTCCGCCGCCCGCTCGCCGATCGGGCGCGCCATGAAGGGCTCGCTGGTCAGCATGCGCCCCGACGACCTGGCCGCCCAGATGGTGCGCGCCGCGCTCGACAAGGTGCCCGCGCTCAACCCGCACCAGATCGACGACCTGATCCTGGGCTGCGGCCTGCCGGGCGGCGAATCCGGCTTCAACATGGCGCGCGTCGTCGCCGTCGAACTCGGCTACGACTTCCTGCCGGGCACCACCGTCAACCGGTACTGCTCGTCGTCGCTGCAGACCACGCGGATGGCGTTCCACGCGATCAAGGCCGGCGAGGGCGACGCGTTCATCTCGGCGGGCGTGGAGACCGTGTCCCGGTTCGCCAAGGGCAACTCCGACTCGTGGCCGGACACCAAGAACCCGCTGTTCGACGAGGCCCAGGAACGTTCGACGGCGGCCGCCGCGGGCGCCGACGATTGGCACGATCCTCGCGCCGACGGAAACCTGCCCGACGTCTACATCGCGATGGGCCAGACGGCCGAAAACGTCGCCATCCTGACCGGCATCAGCCGCGAGGACCAGGACCACTGGGGGGTGCGCAGCCAGAACCGCGCCGAGGAAGCGATCAAGAGCGGGTTCTTCGAGCGCGAGATCACCCCCGTCACCCTGCCCGATGGCACCACGGTGAGCACCGATGACGGTCCGCGGGCCGGCACCACGTACGAGAAGATCAGCGAGCTCAAGCCGGTCTTTCGGCCCAACGGCACGGTGACCGCGGGCAACGCGTGTCCCCTGAACGACGGCGCGGCGGCGCTGGTGATCACCAGCGACACCAAGGCCAAGGAGCTGGGTCTGACGCCGCTGGCCCGCATCGTGTCGACCGGGGTCAGCGGCCTCTCGCCGGAGATCATGGGCCTGGGCCCGATCGAGGCGTGCAAGAAGGCGTTGGCCCGGGCCGGCATGTCGATCAATGACATCGACCTCTACGAGATCAACGAGGCCTTCGCCGTGCAGGTGCTGGGCTCCGCGCGCGAGCTGGGCATGGACGAGGACAAGCTGAACGTCTCCGGTGGCGCGATCGCGCTGGGCCACCCCTTCGGCATGACCGGCGCGCGCATCGCCACCACGCTGATCAACAACCTGCAGACCCACGACAAGACGTTCGGTCTGGAGACCATGTGCGTCGGCGGCGGCCAGGGCATGGCCATGGTGATCGAGCGGCTCAGCTAG